CAAGAACTGAAATCAATGCTAACCCATTGATTGTTCAGAATCCGTTATAAAAATAACAAATTTTAATATATCTTGAGAACCTCGCTTTTTGGCGGGGTTTTCTTTTTTAATGAAACGAAAATCAGTTGCTGCAGAGTCATCATAATTTCCTAATAGAAAGAGCTGTTTTGCTGTATTTTAAATACATGACAACAACTTTTGCTCCGGTCTTATATTGGGAATAATCTTCAGGATTCACCAGGATTCTTATCTTGTCATTTTTTGCCGGGCCGGCAAATGTAAGGTACTCACCATATTCTGTGGTGTCTGAACCAATAACCATGCTTGATAGTTTGCTTTTGCCATTGATTTTATCTTTTTTCCAGTTACGGCGGTCATATCCGGTTACAAGGAGAGACATTAAATAAGCAAAACCAAACAGTACCAATCCCGCTCCTGCAAACAGGATATAATCATAATATTTGAATTTGCTGAAATCGTCTTTAATAAAGAAAGCAGACAAAGCCATAACAAAAAATGTACAGCCCCCAAGAATAACAGGCATTACCCGCGTGATTTTTCTTTGATCTGTTTCAAATTTTTGTATTTCCTGATCACTTAGCGGAATATTCTCCTCCAAATGTACCTGCGTATAATCTGCTTGAATTTTTGACATATCATTTCAATTATATTATTTTATTAAAGTTAGGAATTGCTGGAATGAGAGTGTAAAATATTTTCAAAATTTAATAGTATTATTTGGAGGATTGAAAATAAATTATAACTTTGTAATTCAAAGTTCTTTTTATGGAGACAAAAAACTATCACGAAGACTTATCCCATATCCGTTCCATGATGGAGCGGTCTTCCAGATTCATTTCTTTAAGTGGGTTATCCGGAGTTGTTGCCGGATTAACGGCAATTATTGGGGCTATATATGTGTATTTTGTTTTTCAGAGGGAAGGAATCAGCTATTTTGATGGAGACAGAAATATTCTCGGTCCGGCGTTAGTTAAAGAGCTGGTGTTGATTGGAATCGTAATTCTTGTTGTTGCTATCCTCAGTGGTTATGTTTTTACCGCCAATAAAAGCAAAAAGAAAGGGGTGAAGATCTGGGATGTAACTACAAAACGGCTTTTGATTACCTTTGCAGTTCCTTTGATAGCAGGAGGAGTTTTTTGCCTGGCACTTCTTTATCATCATCTTTTTGTTTTCATAGCTCCGGCTACTCTGATTTTTTATGGATTGGCTCTGGTGGCTGCAGAACGGTATACATTAACGGATGTGAAATACCTGGGATATTTTGAGATTATCTTAGGACTTATTTCTTTATTTGTTTTAGGTTGGGGATTAGTGTTTTGGGCTATTGGTTTTGGTGTTTTGCATATTGTCTATGGATTGATTATGCATAAGAAGTATAAATAATAATGCAGATTGGTGATGTTTAAAAATTAAAGCATAAGAAATAATTCTAAAGAATACAATTTCCCAAATATTTAAGATAAAGTAAAATGATCAAAATAAATCAACTCAATAAAGAATTCGAAAGCCGCGTAAGACTGGGCATTATGTCCGTTCTTATGGTCAACGACTGGGTTGATTTTTCAGAAATGAAAGCCTTGTTGGAAATTACAGATGGAAATCTTGCCAGTCATAGTAATGCATTGGAGAAAGCAGGCTATATTGAAGTGAAAAAAGAATTTGTCGGGAAGAAACCCAAAACCTCTTATCGTGTTACACAAAGTGGAAGACAGGCGTTTACCGAGCATTTGGATGCTCTTGAAAAATTATTGGGACGATAAGGCTATATTTTTTTGAAAATCAACTTTGAATTACAAAGTACTTTTTAATTTAAACTTTAAATAAAATGATAACACAAAAACAAAAAACAGTCACAATTTATGCCCTGCCATTGGTTTTACTGTGTATTCCATTGCTGGGAAATCTATTTTCTAAAGAAGTAAACTGGTCAGCCTCAGATTTTCTGATAGCAGGAACTTTACTCTTTACAACAGCTTTTTTGATCAATTTGGTCAGGAGTAAAATTAAAAAACAAAGTCAGAAAGTTCTGGTCTGCATTTTCATTTTGCTGGCTCTTGCGTTGATCTGGGTAGAGTTAGCGGTAGGGATTTTCGGAAGCCCATTTTCGGGAAGCTAAACGCTGGATTTTTATTAATTAACTATCAATATCCCCATTGCCATTCTTTATACGATTATAGGACTTAATAGTCTACATTAAATAAATACACTATGAAAAAAATACGCGTTCAGTTTCTGCTTTTTGTGTACGACAAAACTCAAAAATTATACAGAAAATATTTTAAAAAGAAAAAAAGACAATGGCAGTTCACTGAAAAGCAGCTGCTGGAATTTCAGGAAGATTCCCTGGGAAGAAAACTTGGTGAATTCTACAAAAAACATGGCTTTTCAATGATTCCAAAAATGGAAAATCATGATGTACACCATCTGATCACCGGTTGTGGAACCAACTTCGAAGATGAAATTGCCATGCAGTACTTGCTCTTAGGAAATGGTAAGCTCAATGCACATCTTTTGGCTGCAATTGTTTTAGGAACAATTATTCTGCCGGAATATGTGAAAATTTATATCAAAGCCTATAGAAAGGGACAGAGTATGCGTGCTTTCTATCACTGGGATTTTGAAGAACTGTTGTGGCAGAAGTATGAACATATAATGGACTTTATTCAACAGAAAGAAAATATTGTTCTTCATTAAAAAACGGTGTCTAATGGGTAAAGTAAAATTCAGTCCGTTAGGAGAAAAAACATTCTTGATCTCCTTTTTTCTGGGTACATCTTTAATGCTTTTATTTTGGATTACAAAGGCCGAAGCTCTTGTAATACTGGGGTTTTATTATGTGCTTATTGCTGCTGTCACTAATCTGCTTATCACTTTATATGAACTTATGGAATATTTGAGTGATGTCTCGGAAAAGAAAAGTAACGGAAACTCTGTGCTTCTATTGTTGCTTAATATCCCTATTACTTTTCTATATCTCACCCTATTCTTTAATTTTTGCTAATCTCTACACTTGGACACATTAAATCTTTCAATTATTTAAATTTCAAATAATTAACCTCATGAAAACACATCATTATATATTTCTTACCGCTATCCTGTTTGTCATTGTCTTCTATAATCAGGATGTCGGACTGAACCTTGGAATTCTGGGAATCACTTATGCAGTATTAACCCTGTTTAAAACTCCGGAGAAAAATAAAACCAAAACCCTGTATATTCTTTTTGCAACAAGCATTTTATCCAGTATTGCATTTACATGGTATGGAGATTTTCCTTCCTTTATTGCAGTGGTAAGCTCACTACTTTTGCTTGGGTATAAATCAAAGAACAGAAGGTTGAAAATCCTCTTTTTAATTCCAGTTTTTATCGTGAATTGCTGCACTTCATTCTGCCGTTTTTTCAGTTTTGATGAATGGCTGCCTAAAAAGAATGTTCCCGGATTGTGGCAAAAGACATTGGCTTTCATTTTAATTCCGCTGGTGCTGGTTTCTGTGTTCTTTGGAATTTATTCTGTAGGAAGCAACCATTTTGCAGCCCTTTTCACAGATTATGAATTGGATATTAATCTATGGCAGGTATTCTGTCTCTTTGTATTAGGTTTTTTTATTGCCTTTAATTACTGGAACTATGCGGTGGAAAAACTCATCTATAAAAACAATCATTTTCTGGATAACGAATTTCATAAAGACTCCCGGGTTCCAAAGGCAACTTATTCTTTTCTTGATCTTGATGCGGAAAGAATGAGTGGTGTAATTTCTTTTGTTTTGCTGAATATTTTATTGATCTTCTTTATTATTACTTACAATTATGAACAGTTTTATGAAGCCGTAAAAACTCCCGTTCAGCTTTCCGAAGAAACCCATGAAAGAGTGAATGCCGTGATCATGTCTATCATAATGGCTATTCTGGTCATCATGTTTTACTTTAAATCAGGATTTAATTTTGATCCGAAAGCAGGATTTTTGAAAATTTTAGCCAAAATCTGGATTTTCCTCAATGCAATTCTTGTCATGTCAGCAGCTGTTAAAAATTATGAGTATATCGTTAATTATGCATTCACTTATAAAAGATTAGGGGTTTTTGCTTTCCTGCTTTTATCACTGGTTGGTCTGGCTTTGACCTTTATTAAAATTCAAAAACAGAAAAGAAACATATTCCTTGTCAATACAATGGTTTGGTACTTTTATGGAACCATTTTAGTGTGCAGTTACTTTAATTGGGGTGGTTTTATTACTTCCCAGAACATGAAAAGAAAAGATTTTGCGGTCAGCTATCATTTAACTTCTATCAACTTCAGTGAAAAAGCACTTTTGAAATATGCAGATGAAAAAAATGATCAAAAGCTTAAAAAGACTTTGCAGACGAAAGTAAAAAGAGAAACCTCCAAAACATTCCTTTCAAAGATTATTTACTATCAAACCATTCAATAACAGGTTATGAGAAAGCTCGTTGCATCTTCAAGGTTCAAAATCAATATGCTGCTGATATTGATGACTGTATTCTGTTTCAGTCTCTCTGCTTTCAGATACTATATCAGTGATACAAAAGTGTTTTTGTTTCTCAACTGGAATCTTTTTCTGGCATGGATTCCTTTATTACTAAGTTCTTTCATTCTTGCTTTTAATATCAAAAGTAAAATATCAATCATCTTTATTATTATAGTCTGGATATTATTCTTCCCCAATTCACCTTACATTCTTACGGATCTTTTTCACCTCAGAGCAAGAAATGAGATCCCGATATGGTATGACCTGATTGTTATTCTTTCCTATGCCTGGACGGGCCTGATCTGTGGTTTTATAAGCCTTAATGATATTGAAAAATGCCTTTCCGAGTATGGCAAAAGAAATATCATCAATGCGGTGATTATATTTTTCCTTTTCATGAGTAGCTTTGGAGTATATCTGGGGAGGTTTTTGAGATGGAACAGCTGGGATGTGCTCAATAATCCTTTTGGTCTTTTCTCTGATATTGTGGTACGGTTTATTTATCCGATGGAATATACCAAGACATGGGGTGTCACTGTTTTGATGGGAATTATGCTCAATTTTATGTATTTCACATTTAAATGGGTTGAAACTAATAATGAAAGAGAATTGCAGCCGGAAAATAAATTATTATAGCAGGATTGGAACAGTTTTAGCATTTAATAGAGCTCACCAGAATGATATGTTGGTACATTCTTAAACTTAATTATTATGAAAAAAAGCTTATTGTTGATTCCATTGATTATTATTTCATGTAAAAAAGAACCTGCCGTGACAGCAGTTCAGGACAAGGATTCTACCATTGTAACAGAAATGCCGGATTCTGTTGTAAAAGCAGATTCTGTAGCATTGAGAAAAAGAGATTCAATCATTAACAATGCTCCGGCTACCAAAGAAGTTTTGCGTAAAGGTGTAATGAGAACTGAAAAAGAAGGTCAGATCATAAGAACAGCTGATGCCACCCAGCTTCCTTTTACTTTGGGAGAAGAATTCAAAAAAGAGGATCAGGAACTGATCTTGAAACTGACTCATTACGAACGCCCGAATATCAAAGCAAAAATTTCAACCAAAGAGAAAGAGTTCAATATCCGTTTCAATCAGATCAAACTTCCTAACGGGGACTATGATGGGCCTTTTGGAAGAGAAATCACTTATGATACTCCGGGTAAAGGTGAAGTATGGTTAATTATCGGGAAAAGTAATATGGCTTCCGGAAATACCAAAGGAAGTTTTACCATAAGTGTGGAATAAGACCAAATCAATTTGGTACAATTTCTGCAAACTAAACTTTAAAATTTAAAATTATGAAAAATATAGTTCTAACAGCAATGGCCGCCTCAGCTGTACTCGTAAGTTGCGGAACCGTACAGTCGCTGGTTCAGAATACATTTCCATACACAACGAATGTTTTAGTGTCTACAGGTGTTCCGGCAGATAAAGAAGTTTCTTCCACTGCAACGGCTACCAATGTACAGACATGGTTCGGAGGAAATAACAATGCAAAGATTAAAGACGTAAGAATTTCAGATGCAAAAATTTCTGTTGCTTCCCCTTCAGGAGGAAATCTGAGTGCATTCAAAACCGTTAAAATATATGTTTCATCCAACGGAACAGGAGAAAGATTGGTAGCATCACGTTCTAATATATCTACCAACTCTTCCAGTTTAAATCTGGATCTGAACGATACAGGTTTTCTGGATGAAATTGTAAAAAGCTCTGGATTGACCGTAAGAACAGTTTATGAACTGAAGAATCAAACCTCTTCAGACATGAACATTAAAGTAGCGCTTAATTTCAGCAGCGTTCCTACTAAATAATTCTATAAAAACTTACTATAAAAACCCTCTTTCAGTATTCTGAAAGAGGGTTTGATGTGAAGTAAAATGTATAAAAAATTTTATTAGAGTTTTGTGAATTTCTCAACAACTCTTCTTTGACCTTCATTGATATTGATGATATACTGGCCTGTTGGCAGTTGTGAAATATCAATTTTTTCATTAGGCAAAACAGAACTTTTGATCACAGTACGTCCCTGAAGGTTGATGATCTCAAAATCCAGCTTTTTATTTTCTGCACTTTGAATAGCAATAGTACTGCTGGATGGATTAGGATAAATTTTAACCTCCAGCGGAGACAATGTTTTTACAGGTGTGGCAAAGTTGCTTTCCAATTGCAGTATCGCATTTTTTACATTAGGAAGAGGTCCAATCTTCTGGCCAGTTACAGTTCCTCCCTGAGGAATTCCTGTAGAGATCAAGAGATTTTTCATCGCAGATGGTGTTAGGTTCTGACCCGTAGTCTGACGATAGAAAGACTGAATTAAAATAGCTGCAGAAGATACTACAGGTGTTGCAGAACTTGTACCACTGAAATAATTATAAGTCCTGTTGTTATCATTATCATATTTCGCATAAGATCCATAACCTGCTGCCATTACACTGCTTCCCCAGCCCTGAACATCCACTCTGTTTCCATAAGTACTGAAACTTAATTTTGAATGGGTGGTATTAGGAGATCCTGCACCTACAATAATAGCACCGCTATTTCCTCTTGCAAGATAAGTTGCATAAAACGGATCATCCAGGTTTTGATTTCCGTTACCTGCTGCTGCAATGATAATAATACCTGAATCAGTAGCTGCTTTGGTAAGATCCCAGATTACTTTATCATACTCAGCAGGGCAATACTGACCGTCTTTTCCACCAGTCTGCATTTCGTATAATATAATATCTCCGGACTGAGATGCATTAATAGATCTGCTTACCGCAGAGGCTCTATTGTATCCCACAGTGGTCCATTCCATATATCCTTTTATCTCAGAAGCGCTGTAAGCTGCTCCAGTAAGTCCTGTATTATCTTTGATAGAACCTAGAATGCTTACTACAGCAGTCCCATGGTCACGATAGTTATTATTAGCTAATCCTGCATTGGGAGAATATCCTGGCTCAAGCTGTATAGAGTTTTGGTTAGTCAGCATTTCATGAGTTTTGTAAAAACCATATTCAACATCCCTTACACGAATGTTCTGTCCGGTGATTCCTCTTGACCAAGCATATTTTGCATTGATTCCCGGATTGTCATTCAGATAGGTCTGTAAGCTTTCTAAATCAGGAGTCACCACAAAAGCATTTACCAAAGGAGGTTCAATAGGGGTTGCACTCATTACAGACACATATTCTATTTCAGGAAATCTTTCAAGACTCTGAATGATCTTTTGAGTGGTTTCTTCGTTTTGAAGAGGCAGGTCTGCCTTATAAATTCTTTTCAGTTTTTCTACAGATTCTGAGGAGTTTCCGATTGCTTTGCTGCTTCTGGCCATTTCATCAAGTTTACTGTCTGTAAAATCAAGATCATACTTGAACGAAATTTTATTTTCTCTTGAAAACCTCTCCAGATCAGCATTTCTGCTGAATGCAGTTTTTTCTGAATTAATGCCTTTTGAAAAGCATACATAGATGATTGAATTTTGGTCCTGATTCAGTTTGGGCTGGCTGTCCTGACCAAAAGCCAGGGAAGAACAGAACGCAAACAATGCGAAAAAGTTGGTTTTTGTTTTCATACAATTTTGTTAAATGGTTGTAAATCAGTTTTGATTTATATCAAAAATAATAATAAAATAAAAACAAATCACGTTTTTGTGAATTTATTTTTTATTTTATTATTCTTCCCTTATGTATAAAGACTTTCATTAATTTTTTTATAACAAACCTCACAGGTTTCAAAAGTCTGTGAGGTTTGGAAAATATACTTTGTATGGTTACAAAAAACCATCCAGAATCACTGAATGGTTTTGTTGAGGTATATAAATTTAATTTTAAAAATCATCGAACCAGTCTAATTTGTTCTTATGGTAAATCAGTTTCTTTCTATTTATAATCTGATATTCAATACCAATGCTGTCCTTGTTGATATTGATGAGTTTAGCCTCTTGGATCGGCACTCTTTTATCATCTAAATAGGTCTCATTAGAAGGCTGTGCTATTTTTTCTACAATGTTTGAATAGGGAATTCTTGAAATTTGTTTTTCGAAGATTCCTTCTTTCTGGTAAATTGTAATAAGTGGATTGTACAGTGCTCCCGGACGCCCTCTCTCCATTCTGTAAGTATCATCCAGCTGAATTCGCTGGTCACAGCCTATAGTTGAAAAATAATGGAGGATGCCAAAAAAAGGAATCATCATGGGTAAAATGCTAAGAATGATTCCTGAGATTAAAAGGCCAAAGTATACTTTAATCACTTTTTTCTTCCAAAATCTGATCATGATAAAAATAGTCATCAATAGCCAAAGCCAGTTAATTATTTTATCAATGTAATATCCGGCGAAACTATAATTGTTCAGGCTTAATACTATTCCAAACAGGAAAATTAAAGTCACTGCAAGATAAAGAATGAATGTATTTTTGTTATTCATCTCTATAATTTAGCCTTTGGTAACCGAATCCATTACAATAGTGACAGGTCCGTCGTTGATCAGGGAAACCTTCATGTCCGCTCCGAAGATTCCGCTTTCCGTCTTTAATCCGGATTGGGCTATTTCTTCTTTAAAATAATCAAAAAGAGGTATAGCTTTATCAGGTTTTGCTGCTTTTATGAAAGACGGGCGATTGCCTTTTTTATAATCTGCAATCAATGTAAATTGGCTGATACAAAGGATTTCTCCTGAAATATCCTTCACAGAAAGATTAAGTTTACCCTCCTCATCTCCAAAGATTCTTAGGTTTAAAACTTTCTGTACAAGCCAGTCTGCATCTGTTTTTTCATCATTTTCATCCACACCTACCAGCAGCATTAATCCTTTTCCGATTTCACC
The window above is part of the Chryseobacterium sp. MA9 genome. Proteins encoded here:
- the dtd gene encoding D-aminoacyl-tRNA deacylase, producing the protein MKIVIQRVSEASVKVDGKIVGEIGKGLMLLVGVDENDEKTDADWLVQKVLNLRIFGDEEGKLNLSVKDISGEILCISQFTLIADYKKGNRPSFIKAAKPDKAIPLFDYFKEEIAQSGLKTESGIFGADMKVSLINDGPVTIVMDSVTKG
- a CDS encoding DUF1361 domain-containing protein codes for the protein MRKLVASSRFKINMLLILMTVFCFSLSAFRYYISDTKVFLFLNWNLFLAWIPLLLSSFILAFNIKSKISIIFIIIVWILFFPNSPYILTDLFHLRARNEIPIWYDLIVILSYAWTGLICGFISLNDIEKCLSEYGKRNIINAVIIFFLFMSSFGVYLGRFLRWNSWDVLNNPFGLFSDIVVRFIYPMEYTKTWGVTVLMGIMLNFMYFTFKWVETNNERELQPENKLL
- a CDS encoding ubiquinone biosynthesis protein COQ4, translating into MKKIRVQFLLFVYDKTQKLYRKYFKKKKRQWQFTEKQLLEFQEDSLGRKLGEFYKKHGFSMIPKMENHDVHHLITGCGTNFEDEIAMQYLLLGNGKLNAHLLAAIVLGTIILPEYVKIYIKAYRKGQSMRAFYHWDFEELLWQKYEHIMDFIQQKENIVLH
- a CDS encoding DUF4153 domain-containing protein, producing MKTHHYIFLTAILFVIVFYNQDVGLNLGILGITYAVLTLFKTPEKNKTKTLYILFATSILSSIAFTWYGDFPSFIAVVSSLLLLGYKSKNRRLKILFLIPVFIVNCCTSFCRFFSFDEWLPKKNVPGLWQKTLAFILIPLVLVSVFFGIYSVGSNHFAALFTDYELDINLWQVFCLFVLGFFIAFNYWNYAVEKLIYKNNHFLDNEFHKDSRVPKATYSFLDLDAERMSGVISFVLLNILLIFFIITYNYEQFYEAVKTPVQLSEETHERVNAVIMSIIMAILVIMFYFKSGFNFDPKAGFLKILAKIWIFLNAILVMSAAVKNYEYIVNYAFTYKRLGVFAFLLLSLVGLALTFIKIQKQKRNIFLVNTMVWYFYGTILVCSYFNWGGFITSQNMKRKDFAVSYHLTSINFSEKALLKYADEKNDQKLKKTLQTKVKRETSKTFLSKIIYYQTIQ
- a CDS encoding S8/S53 family peptidase — encoded protein: MKTKTNFFALFAFCSSLAFGQDSQPKLNQDQNSIIYVCFSKGINSEKTAFSRNADLERFSRENKISFKYDLDFTDSKLDEMARSSKAIGNSSESVEKLKRIYKADLPLQNEETTQKIIQSLERFPEIEYVSVMSATPIEPPLVNAFVVTPDLESLQTYLNDNPGINAKYAWSRGITGQNIRVRDVEYGFYKTHEMLTNQNSIQLEPGYSPNAGLANNNYRDHGTAVVSILGSIKDNTGLTGAAYSASEIKGYMEWTTVGYNRASAVSRSINASQSGDIILYEMQTGGKDGQYCPAEYDKVIWDLTKAATDSGIIIIAAAGNGNQNLDDPFYATYLARGNSGAIIVGAGSPNTTHSKLSFSTYGNRVDVQGWGSSVMAAGYGSYAKYDNDNNRTYNYFSGTSSATPVVSSAAILIQSFYRQTTGQNLTPSAMKNLLISTGIPQGGTVTGQKIGPLPNVKNAILQLESNFATPVKTLSPLEVKIYPNPSSSTIAIQSAENKKLDFEIINLQGRTVIKSSVLPNEKIDISQLPTGQYIININEGQRRVVEKFTKL
- a CDS encoding transcriptional regulator, giving the protein MIKINQLNKEFESRVRLGIMSVLMVNDWVDFSEMKALLEITDGNLASHSNALEKAGYIEVKKEFVGKKPKTSYRVTQSGRQAFTEHLDALEKLLGR